The sequence TTCCGGAAGCTTCGGGATTTCTTCCTATAGCTTCAACGGCTTTTGCTCCGATATAACCAATGCCTAGCGCAGGTCCAAGACCTCCCAGGGCAATGATAATTCCGCCTGAAAATGAAATAGTTGTAATGTCCATTTTTTCTCCTTTGTTAATGCGATTTATCCGTCATTATATGCATAAAAGCCATTGTAAGCATTGCGAAAACTATCGCCTGTATTAATGCCACCATAAGTTCTAAAGCTATAAACGGAACGGGAAGAATTACCGGAAACAAGCCGTACATAGTGCCCATCATTCTTTCTCCGGCGTAAATATTTCCGAAAAGCCTGAACGAAAAAGAAATAAACTTTGTTATTTCGTTTGCAAACTCTAAAATGCCTACAAATAAAAAAATAGGAAACATTTTAAAAGTAATAAATCTTGTTACGTAAGCTTTTATTCCCGTATATTTAACGCTCAAATAATGCGTGACAATAACGGAAACAACTGCAAGAGCAAGAGTCAAATTTAAATCGCTCGTCGCAGCGCGCAAAAAAGGAACGCCGTGCTCGCCGGAGTGCGGCGTAATAAATCTTATAGATTCAAAACCCGGCAGCTGCGCCGCCAAATTTGAAACGACTATAAATAAAAAGAACGTTACCACCCACGGATAAATAAAAGAAACCCGAGAGCCCGCTATTTCCTCCGTAGTGCCGCGAAAGTAATCCACAACCGCTTCAACCGCGTTTTGAAACATGCCCGGTCTTAAAGATAAAACGCGTTTGAACGCAAGCGCAATTACAATAATTATTGCGTCCGTAACCAACGTTGTAACAACTGTGTTGGTTATGTTAAAGCCCGCTATGGTAAACAAAACGTCGGGACTTATCTGCATTTTATTTTAAAACTCCGGCTTTTTTCAAATAATTTATAGCATCGGCATCGTCGTAATCTATCTGATATATTTCTTTCCACTGCTGCAAAGCATTGTTTTTTTCACCGAGTTTTGCGTAAGCAAGCGCAAGATTTTTCTTCATAACAATATATGCGGGAACTAATTTCAGCCCTTTAACGTAAGCGTCCACGGCCGCCTTAATTTGCCCGTGCGACTGATAGAAATTTCCAAGCTGCAAATAAGTTTCGGCGTAATCGCCGTCTCTTCTTTTTGCCCAGCCGCCGTCGGGGGAGTTTCTGTCTTCAACCCAAAGGCTGTGCGGAGGTTTGCTTAAATTCTGCGGATACGCCAAATGCGCGTAGTAAGCTTCTTCCGCGGTTTTTAAATCTCCGACGCTTTCAAAAAGTTTTGCAACTCCGTAGTAAGTAAGCGGATATATCGGGTCTATTGCAATATACTCTTTATAATATTTTACTGCGTTGAAAAATGCGTTTTCTATAACTCTGTTTTGCTGCTCTATAACTTCTTGGGATTTTCCCGAATTTATAAACTCTTGTCTTAATTTTCTGGCGTCGTCAAATATTTTTGAATACATAACGCCCGCAAGATATTTTGACTGCACGTAATTCGGCGCAAGGTGCCACAATCCGATTATTTCAGACCCGCTTCTTAACGGATCTCCGGCATAACCTTTAAACATGCGTTCAGCCATCATAGGGTCGCCGGCTTGCCATCTGTCTATGTAAACGTTAGTTTTAAAATATTTAGACATCGGATACGACGGGTTATTTTTATTTACCGCGTCGTACGTTGCAAGCGCCTTGTTCCAGTTATTCATTTTTGAAAACTGTATAGCCTGCGAGTGAAGAATATCGGCTTTAAAATATCCCGCAAAATATACTATTGCGTAAATAAAAATTACGGCAATAATTATCTGCAAAATGATTTTTACCGGCGAGCTTAAAACATTTTTTAATTTTTCACAATCGCCTTTATTTTTAGCAAGGTGAACAGCTATAGATATAGTTATTCCTATAAGCAGCCACAACATAACGCCCGACGAAACAAACCTTAACGAAACGCAGACGAAATCGTGCGAAAGTTTTGCCGCAAACGCCGATATAACGCCAAGCTGTATGTAAGCTAAAGGTCCGTCGCGGGTTTTATTGGACGAGTTCAAATACAGCGTGTTTTTATATCCGAGAGTAAATACAAACACTATCAAAAGCAGAAATATGCTTATGCCTAATATTCCTTCATCAAACCACACTTCAAGATATTCGTTTTCCGGGTGGTCGCTTTCGGTGTTATGCTTGCCTTCTATAAAAAATATTTGCGGTCTTCTGTATGCCGGATATGTTACGTAAAACGAGCCTATGCCTGTTCCCAAAACGGGGTTTGTGTTTATCATCTCCCAGCACGACATCCATGTAAACACTCTGAAAGATACGCTGTCGGTTCTCTCTTTTGCTTTGGCTATTACGCCGTAAAATGCAATTCCCACAAAAACGCAGACTATAACGCCTATTGCTATAAGAGCTTCTTTTTTTATTTTATCTCTTAAAAATATCAAAACGTAAACGGCGGCAAATGTGAACGTGCCTACGGCAAAACCTATCCATGCGCCTTTGGAGAAAGTAGCTATAACGTTAACAACTATCAGCGCCCACAAAAACAACAGGTAAAACTTTTTTTTGCGCATAAAAAGCGCAAGCACTATAGGGTTCATAACTATAAGAAAATCGCCGAAAAAGTTCGGGTTTCCGAATGTGGACATAACTCTGTATCCGAACGCCTGTCTCCACAAAAACGGATCAAGCCCGCTGCGCGCCGGCACGGGAAACAGCCAGTAATCCAACAGCTGTATAACGCCGTAAACGCACGCCACGTAAGCGGCAAAAATAAGCCAATTTTTTATTCTCAAAAGTTTATTCTCGTCGTCAAACTCGGTTATTACTATTATTGCCAAAAAGCAGTATATAAATCTTCTTGTAAATTCGTTAAAGCTGGTAAGTTTGAAAGGCGAGATTGCATAAGACAAAAGCCCCGACGCAAGAAAAAGCAAAATAGGAAGCAAGTATATTAAGTTGTCTTTGAAAAAACTAAAATCGTTCTCTTCAATTTTTAAAATAAGCCAGTTCATTATAAGAAACAAACCGCCCATCTGCAAAAGAGTTATTTTTATCTG is a genomic window of Endomicrobium proavitum containing:
- a CDS encoding O-antigen ligase family protein, producing MNSSPTFFQNILKKVILYGLPILYFLIAVSFYLKTYDSAQIKITLLQMGGLFLIMNWLILKIEENDFSFFKDNLIYLLPILLFLASGLLSYAISPFKLTSFNEFTRRFIYCFLAIIVITEFDDENKLLRIKNWLIFAAYVACVYGVIQLLDYWLFPVPARSGLDPFLWRQAFGYRVMSTFGNPNFFGDFLIVMNPIVLALFMRKKKFYLLFLWALIVVNVIATFSKGAWIGFAVGTFTFAAVYVLIFLRDKIKKEALIAIGVIVCVFVGIAFYGVIAKAKERTDSVSFRVFTWMSCWEMINTNPVLGTGIGSFYVTYPAYRRPQIFFIEGKHNTESDHPENEYLEVWFDEGILGISIFLLLIVFVFTLGYKNTLYLNSSNKTRDGPLAYIQLGVISAFAAKLSHDFVCVSLRFVSSGVMLWLLIGITISIAVHLAKNKGDCEKLKNVLSSPVKIILQIIIAVIFIYAIVYFAGYFKADILHSQAIQFSKMNNWNKALATYDAVNKNNPSYPMSKYFKTNVYIDRWQAGDPMMAERMFKGYAGDPLRSGSEIIGLWHLAPNYVQSKYLAGVMYSKIFDDARKLRQEFINSGKSQEVIEQQNRVIENAFFNAVKYYKEYIAIDPIYPLTYYGVAKLFESVGDLKTAEEAYYAHLAYPQNLSKPPHSLWVEDRNSPDGGWAKRRDGDYAETYLQLGNFYQSHGQIKAAVDAYVKGLKLVPAYIVMKKNLALAYAKLGEKNNALQQWKEIYQIDYDDADAINYLKKAGVLK
- the atpE gene encoding ATP synthase F0 subunit C; its protein translation is MDITTISFSGGIIIALGGLGPALGIGYIGAKAVEAIGRNPEASGKIMVNMLIAMAFAEAIAIYSLIFAF
- a CDS encoding F0F1 ATP synthase subunit A; the encoded protein is MQISPDVLFTIAGFNITNTVVTTLVTDAIIIVIALAFKRVLSLRPGMFQNAVEAVVDYFRGTTEEIAGSRVSFIYPWVVTFFLFIVVSNLAAQLPGFESIRFITPHSGEHGVPFLRAATSDLNLTLALAVVSVIVTHYLSVKYTGIKAYVTRFITFKMFPIFLFVGILEFANEITKFISFSFRLFGNIYAGERMMGTMYGLFPVILPVPFIALELMVALIQAIVFAMLTMAFMHIMTDKSH